From one Lolium rigidum isolate FL_2022 chromosome 4, APGP_CSIRO_Lrig_0.1, whole genome shotgun sequence genomic stretch:
- the LOC124648852 gene encoding protein NRT1/ PTR FAMILY 3.1-like, translated as MPFILANEVCDRFATAGFNANMITYLTQQLHLPLVEASNLLTNFMGTAAFTPVFGAIIADSYAGRYWTIASGGVFYQLGMLGLVLSALLPSLRPATCTTTASTATSCQRANGGQLAVLYVSLLFTALGSGGIRPCVVAFGADQFGVGGRRPGGDQKWSFFNFYFFTMGLAVLLALTVVVYIQENVGWGWGFGIPAIAMFVSVLSFVVGYPLYVRVKPGGSPFVRLVHVIVAAIRKRKETVPEDAAMLYQNKELDAPIAADGRLLHTNQLRFLDRAAIVTTTDAIDSGAEPNPWRLSTVHRVEELKSIVRMLPLWAASITLIAAASHNFTFAIQQSRTMERRLSPRFEIPPASMIIFTTLTMLVSLSLYDRIFVPIARRYTGRQSGISYFQRMGAGLAVSVLGVLTGALVEGKRRAVAAEHGLLDSPGATVPISVFWLVPQYALHGVSDALSTVAHMEFLYDQSPESMRSSAAALFWVAGSLGNYLGTVLVTVVQSASGGEWLQDNINRGRLDYYYWLVTFLMLLNLVYYIVCFHFYTLKSFEVDAADEPQRQQDGGEDRSVERQNELCGGQIGA; from the exons ATGCCCTTCATACTAG CGAACGAGGTATGCGACAGGTTCGCCACGGCCGGCTTCAACGCCAACATGATCACCTACCTGACGCAGCAGCTCCACCTTCCGCTGGTGGAGGCCTCCAACCTGCTCACCAACTTCATGGGGACGGCAGCCTTCACCCCGGTCTTCGGCGCCATCATCGCCGACTCCTACGCCGGCCGATACTGGACCATCGCATCCGGCGGCGTGTTCTACCAGCTCGGCATGCTCGGCCTCGTCCTCTCCGCGCTCCTCCCTTCCCTCCGCCCCGCCACGTGCACCACTACCGCATCGACGGCGACGTCGTGCCAGCGCGCCAACGGTGGGCAGCTCGCCGTGCTCTACGTGTCGCTGCTCTTCACCGCGCTCGGGTCAGGCGGCATCCGGCCATGCGTGGTGGCGTTCGGCGCGGACCAGTTCGGCGTCGGAGGGAGGCGCCCCGGCGGCGACCAGAAGTGGAGCTTCTTCAACTTCTACTTCTTCACCATGGGGCTCGCCGTGCTCCTGGCGCTGACGGTGGTGGTGTACATCCAGGAGAACGTCGGCTGGGGCTGGGGTTTCGGGATCCCGGCCATCGCCATGTTCGTCTCCGTGTTGTCGTTCGTGGTCGGGTACCCTCTCTACGTCAGGGTCAAGCCCGGCGGAAGCCCCTTCGTGAGGTTGGTCCACGTCATCGTCGCGGCGATcaggaagaggaaggagacaGTGCCGGAGGACGCCGCCATGCTGTACCAGAACAAGGAGCTGGACGCTCCCATCGCCGCCGACGGGAGGCTGCTCCAC ACCAACCAGCTTAG GTTCTTGGATCGAGCGGCAATAGTGACAACGACCGATGCCATTGACTCCGGCGCCGAGCCGAACCCATGGCGGCTGTCGACGGTGCACCGCGTCGAGGAGCTCAAGTCCATCGTCCGCATGCTGCCGCTCTGGGCGGCCAGCATCACCCTCATCGCCGCCGCCTCGCACAACTTCACCTTCGCCATCCAGCAGTCGCGCACCATGGAACGCCGCCTTTCGCCGCGGTTCGAGATCCCGCCCGCCAGCATGATCATCTTCACCACGCTCACAATGCTCGTCAGCCTCTCCCTCTACGACCGCATCTTTGTACCCATCGCGCGCCGCTACACCGGCCGGCAGTCGGGGATCTCCTACTTCCAGCGCATGGGGGCCGGGCTGGCCGTCTCCGTCCTCGGCGTCCTCACGGGGGCGCTCGTGGAAGGCAAGCGGCGAGCGGTTGCTGCGGAGCACGGGCTCTTGGACAGCCCCGGTGCCACCGTGCCGATCAGCGTGTTCTGGCTGGTGCCGCAGTACGCGCTCCACGGGGTCAGCGACGCGCTCTCCACCGTGGCGCACATGGAGTTCCTCTACGACCAGTCGCCGGAGAGCATGCGCAGCTCGGCCGCCGCGCTGTTCTGGGTCGCCGGCTCACTCGGGAACTACCTGGGCACCGTGCTCGTCACCGTGGTGCAGAGCGCCAGCGGAGGAGAATGGCTGCAGGATAACATCAACAGGGGAAGGCTGGACTACTACTACTGGCTCGTCACCTTCCTCATGCTGCTCAACCTTGTCTACTACATCGTTTGCTTCCATTTTTACACCCTCAAGTCGTTCGAGGTGGACGCCGCAGACGAGCCGCAGCGCCAACAAGATGGCGGTGAGGACCGAAGTGTAGAGCGGCAGAATGAGCTGTGCGGTGGGCAGATTGGAGCTTAA